In Falco rusticolus isolate bFalRus1 chromosome 7, bFalRus1.pri, whole genome shotgun sequence, the DNA window CGtacctgtgctgcagcactccCAGGCTTCGCTGCAGACATACCCTGCCAGCCCTTAGCAAAGGCAGAGATGTGGTCGTGTCGAAGCAAGGCAGAATCACTGGGAGAGCCCCGAAGCACACGTGACTGGAGAAGACAGCGATAGGCTGGTGCACAGAGAAAGACAGAGgtggagagaggcagagagcGTGGCGTGAGTGCTCCCCTTGCCCAGGACCACTGCGTGGTCAGGGATGGGGATGGCTGGCAGGATCTAGTCCCCTTTCTGGGAGGGTCCCCAGCCACGTTGCATGGCTTTCACCACAGCACCGTAGAGTTTGCTCCAAGCCTCCCGCACATCTGGGCTGAAGGCAGTGCCAAGGCATTTCTCCAGCATGTACATCAAGGACTCGCCAACAGTCTGCAAACCAAACAGGGAGGCAGTCAAGCTCAGCACTGGGGGACGACACATAGCCCCTTCTCTCACTTCACCACCTTTTTGGACTTCTCCCATTTCAGGGCAGCTGTTCCTCTTCCACCAACAGGGCCAGGCCACCTCATCCctggctgccccttccccagccctaTGCTGGCCCTGACCCCACACCCCACACTCTGGGTGAGCAGGGAGTACAGGCAGGGAGCAAGGGCTGACACAGCACATGTAACGCCAGGGGAGAGATACACATCCATCTTCCGTGGCTCCCAGATGCAGGTGGCCAGCCCTGTCCACTGGCATAGCAGCAGATCAACAAAGCCGAGCAATGCCCTGATGCCAAGCCAGTGGGTCAGACCCCAGGCTGGATGCTCAAGGTCTGCCTCGCAGGCTTCTCCACAAGGCGCTGCTCCTCACAGGGCTGCAAACAGCCCCATCCAGGAGCACTCACACACtgagcacagggctgctggggatCAGTACCCCAAGCAAAGGGGACCCTGCTCCCTCTGAAGAGGACCAAAGCTAGCAAGGGAGCCATGCACTGGTTAGAAACCTTTCCTTCAACCTGCCATTGCCCGCTGCtttattcagcatttctgttcatGCTTGATGGCAGGAGAGGAGTAAGCAAGGGTGTAATACAGAGGACACTCCTGTCTTAGTGCCATCAAGGAAGCAGGGGCTGAAATGCAGCAACCCCACCTCCGTGCAGACACAGAGAGAGGTGGGTGCTCCCTTTCCCAGATGCAGTGTGGTCTCCCCAGAGCATTTGATGCAGAGATCCAGGGCCCAGGGCAAAGGCTGAGCCTGCATCCCTGTGTCACAGGAGAGACTGCAGTGCCCTAAACTGTGGTCCTCTTTGAACAGGGGAAATGCCGTGCTCCACTCTATCCTTTCTCCCTGGGCTTACTGGGGGAGGGCATAAAGCAAGGGGAGCTCAAGGGTTTTCCCTGATCAAGCCAACATCACTACACTGGTATCAGTCGCTCGGGGGCTGCCCTGAGCCATCAGCTTTCTCTCCAGCCAGCTGAACCCAGCAAGTGGGTGCACAGGGATAGGGACAGCCAAGGGCAGCCACAGCGGGACAAGAGAGGATGTCTCACCGAGAAAGATTCGACCTTCACACCAACTGCCTGGTGCTTCTTGCCAAGGTTGCAGAGATACTCTTCCAGGCAGGACAAGTTCTCCAGGTGGTTCACAGCAGCATCGATCACCAGCATCAcctgcaggagcacagaggcagaacagcatgaacagcaaggtgctgctgccctcccagaGAAACAGAGTCTGACCCTTTTGCTTCCCCCTTCTCAGTTCGAccacctcccagcccagcagatGCCCCCTGAGctttcctttgctctgctgtGATCAGTGCGTCACATCAGTGAGgcatgctggcagcagcacataCCACATCCTTCCATAAGACGCTGCCAGAGGTGTCACAGCAAGCAGCATTGTTGAGCTCCCTGTCCCAGAGGGGGTAAACAGCCCTAGAGCAGATCAGTTACAAATTAAGACATAATGCTGATGCAGTCACTAGTCATCTTAGGACCCCAGAACAACTGCAGGGGAGCCCTGGAAGATGTCAGGGCTAGAGTTTCCAACTGGAAGTTGCCAAAATGGTGTAATTGTGAATAAGGCAACTCCAATCCTAAGATCAGCCAAGGTATTTTGAGGAGATGGGGTAGATGGTACAGCTGTGAGACCTGGTCTGGTAAAGCATATACCACCATGGTCTCCCAGGACCATGAAGAGTATGGTAACCAGACAGAGAAGGGTTAACGAGGGATGAAGGGAACAGACACACTAAATTAGAAGGAGATATTAAAGCCAGGGCATAGTTAGCTTGACAAAGCCAAGAGGTGATAGAATTGTGCTCTCTAATTTCAACAGGCAAATTATCTCCAACAAGAGCAAAGAGCTATTTCAGCTCAAGGCAATAATAGCAGAAGTAAAAATGGACTTAACTTTGCCAATAAACAGAGgctggaaaataacaaaaagcttGCAGCGATTAGAGGAGCGCAGTCCTGAAACAGCCTCTTACAGGGAGTAAACACAGGCAAACGAGGCACCAAACTGGTTTAAAGATGGAGCCAGACAGTTTATGAAGTCATCTTCCAGCCATGGCTGTGCTCTACCCCAGTGTATCTACTCATCAGGGCTCCGCAAATGGTCTCTGCTGCACCAGGTATAATTCTGCCCGTGCTTGGGCTCCTCCAGATAACAGCAGAACTGCTCCTCTCCCTGTTTTGGGGGGAGGTGAATGCGTATCACAGCATTCCCCCAGAGGCTATGCAAGAGATACTGTGGGACTTCCggctctgcagctgcaacagcagcatctccacGGGAGTGGGTCTGTGGGAGCAGCCTGACCCACTGCCCAGCTCTGTGCCACCTCCTGGTCAGGATGTGGCCAAGCAGAGGGCTTCAGTCCTTGTCTGGCCAGAAGTGAGCTCATTGAGGCACTTCAGCCGTAGAAGAACGGGGCTTCCAACTTTCACAAAAGGCAATCCACACTCAGAAGGCGGCGTGGAAATCAGCATGGTGCTTCTTATCCACCACAGCGTACACCCTCATCCCCTCCCCACTGTGGTAGGGCACTTTATCCTGGTAACAGTACCTTCTGCTAGCATGACTAACCCCCTGCAGTCACCATCTCAGGAGATTTCCCATGCATCCCCCAGTCAGATAGACCACAGCCCCAAGCCATCACCTAAGGGCTACCTCCTCCACAGAGGCtgcgctccagcccctctctAACCTTCTTGATGTGATCCAAGAACTCGGGGGCAGAGAGGCACTCCTGAGGGCTGGCAAACTGCTTGCAGTTGTACTGGAAAAGGGGCAACAGGTCAGGGTCCAAGTCAAACAGCCTgcaacagcaaaagagaaaccCCCATCTTCTCAATTCCTCAGCTTTATTTAGAGTCCTGCTCTCCCCAGGAACAACCCCATCAGCAGCacacctgcagccctgcctctgcctccctcttCACCTGTAAAGGACCCTGAAGTTCTGAAGAGTCTCAGCTTGGGGCAATCTCTGTttccccagcccacagccccagctctcagACACATGTTTATGGCACCCGAGGACCAGCCCAGCTCACTGCAGTtcctcccagcctggcctcaAAGTCTTGGTTGTCATCTCATGACGACATGATCCCCTTGAGTCTCAAAGCTCCCAAATCCAGGGAAGGCCTGcaagctccagcagctggctttCCTATTTGAACAAGGTGGGCATGTACAAACTCAGCTAACGCCCCACTCTCCCACATCATCACCAGCTCCCTTAGCCTCCCTGCCGGTGTATGCCAGGGTCTCAGTAGCAGCCATGCAGGCAGATCTAAGAGGCTCATGCTGTCCATGGATGCCACAGGGAGTTCAGGGAAGCCAGCCTCTCTTCTCCCCATACTGCACGCTAAACTACCGCATCTCTCTCCCCTCCACTAAAAGTCCTGAACAACGATGCTGTCGCTgctctcagccctgctctgcaagGTTTGGCTCCCACCTGCTACACCCCGCTCCAGAAGCTGGTCATCAACAACCTAGTCATCCTTTTTAAACGACTTTTCATAGATTATTCCCCCcggccttttttttctt includes these proteins:
- the NGB gene encoding neuroglobin, which encodes MASGMGLSGRQRALIRESWRRLSGSPVQHGLVLFTRLFDLDPDLLPLFQYNCKQFASPQECLSAPEFLDHIKKVMLVIDAAVNHLENLSCLEEYLCNLGKKHQAVGVKVESFSTVGESLMYMLEKCLGTAFSPDVREAWSKLYGAVVKAMQRGWGPSQKGD